The Pyrus communis chromosome 2, drPyrComm1.1, whole genome shotgun sequence genome includes a window with the following:
- the LOC137724869 gene encoding uncharacterized protein, whose protein sequence is MSNLNKLNFTALEFFGRNYLKWVQDVKLHFTAKNLHPAIKDETNNPIGEAKKATTMIFIRRHIHDALQTEFLAEDDPRPLWVALADLYRILSLLKFCNETLTEEDLLEKTYSTFSATNIVLQQQYRAQKFTKFSNLISVLLLTKKQNQLLMKNHQARPSGATVVPKTHYSMNQHPKCQKRHGMGGHKPPRQCQQSQGPSKGGNKAQKSPHLAPNAPNFENKGKTPETMDADMCYHCDSNDHWFRVCRAPQKVVAEYHSHRNKFELNFMQVDESESLKMKVSDF, encoded by the exons atgtcgaatttgaacaaactcaacTTTACCGCTTTGGAGTtctttggaagaaactacctcaaATGGGTCCAAGATGTAAAGCTCCACTTCACTGCAAAGAATTTGCATCCCGCCATTAAAGATGAGACAAACAACCCTATTGGCGAAGCTAAGAAAGCCACTactatgatcttcattcgaagacatatCCATGATGCCCTGCAAACTGAATTTCTTGCTGAGGATGATCCACGACCACTATGGGTCGCTTTAgctgatc tttatcgAATCTTATcccttctcaagttttgtaacgaaactttgaccgaagaggatctcctggagaagacctattcgaccttctctgctactaatattgtcctgcagcaacaatatagagctcaaaagttcactaagttctcgAATTTGAtatctgttttacttctcactaaaaagcagaaccagctgttaatgaagaatcatcaagctcgaccttcTGGGGCGACTGTTGTGCCTAAAACACACTATAGCATGAACCAACACCCAAAATGCCAAAAGAGGCATGGTATGGGTGGCCATAAGCCACCTCGCCAATGTCAACAGAGCCAAGgcccatctaagggaggaaacaaagcccaaaaGAGCCCACACCTCGCTCCCAATGCCCCAAACTTCGAGAATAAGGGCAAAacacctgaaaccatggatgcaGATATGTGTTATCATTGTGATTCAAATGACCATTGGTTCCGTGTTTGCCGAGCTCCCCAaaaggttgtagctgaatatcattctcatcGTAATAAGTTTGAATTAAACTTTATGCAAGTAGACGAATCGGAGAGTTTGAAGATGAAGGTTTCTGACTTTTAA